Genomic DNA from Bacillota bacterium:
CGGGCGGCGAGCGCCAGCGGGTCGCGATCGCCCGCGCACTGGTCAACGACCCCGCCGTCATCCTGGCCGACGAGCCGACGGGTAACCTCGACTCGGCCAACGGCGAGCAGGTGCTGGCCCTGCTCGAGGAGCTCAACCGGCAGGGGTGCACCGTCGTCGTCGTGACGCACGACCTGGGCGTCGCACGGCGGGCCCGTCGCCTGATCCGGATGCGGGACGGGCAGGTCGAGTACGACGGCGGAAGCAGTTTGCCGCGGGTCGACGGGGGGCCAGATAACCTGTGAGGGTCCGGGAGTTGATCGCCGTTTCCTTGAGCAGCGTCCGGGCAGGGGGCCTGCGGTCGTTTCTGTCGGTGCTGGGGATCGTCATCGGCGTGGCGGCGGTCATTGCCCTGGTTTCCGTGGGCCAGGGTGCGGCACTGCAGATCCACTCCCAGCTGACCGCTCTCGGTTCCAATCTTTTGACCATCATGCCCGCTGCGCGCACGGCCACGGGTGGCCGCATCTCCCAGGAGGTACTCTCCGGCCTCACGATGGATCTGGCCGACGAGCTGTCCACAGGCGCGCCGGCCATCGAAGCCGCGACGGGGCTGGTCCAGACACGGGCAACGCTCGTCGTAGGGGCCAGCAACCTCTCGGTGGCGGTGATGGGGGTCGGGGAGGCGTATGGCTCTCTGCTCAACTACCGGCCGGTCGCCGGCCGCTTCGTGCAGGCCCGGGACGGGCGGGACCGGCGAATGGCCGTGGCTTTAGGGTTTGGCGTGGCGCAGGACCTGTTCGGCAGCGAAGTGCCCGTGGGCCGGGAGATCACGCTGGTTTTCGGCGGCAGGGCCGTGCCAGGCGTGGTGGTCGGTGTCATGGAGCCGAAGGGAGCGCTTTTCTTTTCCAACTTCGACAGGCAGGTCTACGTGCCGGCCCGGACCCTGGTGGCGCGGGGCCTGGTGGCGGACCGGGTCGGTTCGTACCTGGCGCGGACCCGTGACGGCATAGCCGCCGAGGATGCTGTCGCCCAGGTGACGTTCTTCTTCGACCGGCGGCTGGGCGAGCCTGGCGTGGTCGAGGTGGCCAGCCAGCAGGCGCTGCTGCAGACGGTCGACCAGGCTACCGGCACCATGACCCTCCTGCTGGCGGCCATTGCGGGCGTGGCGCTTTTGGTAGGCGGCATCGGCATTATGAACGTCATGCTGGTGGCCGTTGCCGAGCGTACGCATGAGATCGGGGTGCGCATGGCCATCGGCGCCCGGCGGTCCGACATCTTGCGGCAGTTCCTGGCGGAAGCCACGGTGCTGAGTGTCATCGGAGGCATCATCGGCCTGCTGGCCGGGTGGGCCGGCGGGTGGGGCCTCGCGAGGGTGCTGGACTTCCCCTTCGTCATCTCCGCCCAGTCGATCCTTCTCGCCATAGGCTTTTCCATGGCGGTGGGGATCTTCTTCGGGATCTACCCCGCCCGTCGGGCGGCTCGCCTCGACCCGGTGGAGGCGTTGCGGTACGAGTGAGGGCCCTTCACATCCTCTCCGGAGGATCTTCACGATTCCTTTACGGCTGCTGCGAAGGCGTATGGCAGACTAGGCCGTGGGGCCGTGTACGAGAGCGGAAGATGTCCGCGCCCCACCCAATCAATCCGCCTTGTGGAGGGGGATCCCAAACGATGGGAACTCTGGATTCCAGGAAGGGGCTTCGGCGGTGGATCGTGCTGGGAGTGGTGGCGGCACTGGCCGTAGCGTCGGTGTCGGTCGCTGCGCTGGCGGCAGGGCCGCGGTGGGCGCCGGCTGCGGTGGCGGGCGTGCCGTACGGCTGGCAGGCGTTGGGCCTGACCGATGAGCAAATCCAGAAGATCGCAGAGATCCGGCAGAAGGCCTACGAGCAGTCCATCCCGAATCAGGGCGAGCTTTACACGCTGCGCCAGCAACTGGCCCTCGCGCTCTGGGCCGCGCAACCCGATGCGGCTAAGATGAAGGACCTGGCCACCCGGCTCAACGAGCTGCAGGGCCAACTCCAGCAGATCCAGCTTCAGGCCCAGCTTGACATCCTTGGGGTGCTGACCGATGAGCAGCGGGCCAAGCTCAACGCTCTAGCGCTAGGTGGCTTCGGAAAGCGCGGCTTTGGACCCCGCGGCGGCTTCGGCTACGGAATGATGGGGCCGGGCTGGCGTCGCTGAGCGCTTCCCGGTTTGGTCGCCTGCCAAAGGAGGCGCCCGGCCATCATGCCGGGCGCCTTCGCGTTTACGATACCCCCAGAATCCCCGCTGAGCCTTCTTCGCCTCCTTCTTGGAAGAGGCCTCTTCTGACCGGCTGATGCCTCTCCTCCCCGGAGGGCGAACACCTCCACCGCGCCTTGGATGGCCGCACGTCTGGCTTCAATCTTCGAGTGTCCCAGGGAGCCGCAAAGATGCTTTGCGAGCGCTCACTCCCCGGGGGGGTTCGGCCTCAACTGCTGCGCCTGGCCACGACGTCCACTTCGATCTCCACCTCATGGTTCGCGCGCAACACGCCCAAAATGGACGGGGGATCGAAGCCGAAGTCCGTCATCCGGATGGTGGTGCTCGCCGTCCCGCGCAGGGTGTCGCCGTTCAGTTCGAAAGAGCCCTCGAAGGAGACGGGGCGTACCACGTCCCGGATAGTCAGCTCACCGTGAAGAATCACGGAAACCGGCTCGCCTTCCCGATAAGTCTCCGGCAAGCCCTCGACTGACACGGGCTGGAACCGGGCAATGGGAAAGCGAGCCGACTCCAGCCACCGTTCCCGAATGGCCTGATCCCGGCGGGGTTCGTCCGAGCGCAACTGGCTGATGTCCACCGTGAACACGCCAAACCGGCTGTTGGCAAGCCGCTGCCGGTCGACGAAAATCTCGCCGCGGATGGCCTGGGTGACCCCTACCGCCACGTTGGGCCGGTTGAAGCGAAGGAGGGTTTCGCCCACCCGGTAGAGCGCCCGGGACTCCTCCGCCACCACGACGTAACGCTCAGCGGCAGCCGCAGGGGATGGGCCTGGCGCAGATGGTCCGGGCTGTCCTGCCGACATCGCTACGGCGGCTGGGGTGGGCTTGCCGTGGGGACTTACCAGCCACACCGCTGTGGCCAGCGCAACGACCGCCACCGCGGCGGCACTCGCGAGCGTAACATATCGTCCGACACGCATCGTCATCCCTCCGTGGTGTAGCGATCGTGTAGGGAAGGTTCAAGCCTCTAGCCCAGTGTACCGGCGAGTGTTGCAGCGGCATGAACACAGTGTGAAGAACTTTCGAACGCATGGAACGGTTCGCGTGTGCTGCAGGCGCGCTGGGCGACCTTGGCCCTCGTTGTCGCGCGGTTGCTGGTCGCGGTCCATGCCTACGCGGCATCACCTCAAGACGTCGCTGTCCCAGAGGTTCGAAAACTTCCCGTCGAGCAGGCACGCGCTGAGCTTGAGGGCGTTGGATCTGCGCCGCCTACGCCCGGGCGAAGGCCCGGCGCATGGTTCTGGCCGGCTGGCTTCAGGTGCGCGACGGGCCAGGAGGGGACTACTACCTCCCCGCGCACCCGGCTTCCTTCCCTCCTGCACCCGGCGCCCCGCCCGTCGCACAGCGATCACGCCTAAACCGTCTAGGTGGTAGAAGCCGTACACCGCCCCGCGTTGGCCGGTGTGGCCGTCTTCAAGCCTGCATAACTTCACCTTACGTCGCATCCAGTCCACCGAACGTGAAAAGACCGCTGGATATCCCGAGCAAAGCCTTCACTTCCCGGCGGTCGGTCGAAGCCACAAGGTCTTTGACCATGAGCGTTCCCCAACCGGCTGCTGCCTGTCCGAAGCCGGCGCGGCGAAGGCCGTCCAGCTCGTCTTGCGTGCAAGCGTTTTGGTACAGGACGGGAGCCTGAAAGGTCCGCCGCACCGCCATCAGGACATCGACCCCTTCAATGCCAGGAAGCACTCGCAATTCCCTGACGCAAGCGTGGCCGCGCCGGCGGCTGACCACGGCATAGCCAACGGGCTCAGAGTCCCGGTGCACCAGGAACAGCTCCTCCCAACTCAGATCGCCGGCCGCCACGGCTCCCTGGATAAACCCGGGCGGCCGGTGGACGAAGCCAAGCCGACCGGAGACCGAGCGCTGGTAGAGAGAGTAAATCAAGGGTTCCTGTGCCTCTTCTCCCGGTACCAGGGCGTATTCCCCGCCGCGGTCTGGCGGCGGCTGCTCGTTTGCCGCGTCGCCCGCCACTGCCTGGCCCAGGTCCACGCCGTCCACGTAGCCTGACTTCAGGTAAAGGCCATGCGCAACGAGGGATCGGGACGTGGTGAGAAACGACCACCGCAGGCCCCGTTTTCTCATGCGCCGGTGCGCCTCTTCGACGAGGGCCTCAGCGGTGCCCTGTCTTGCCGCATCCGGGTGGGTTGCGACGGCCCAGAGCGCACCAAAGCGTTCAGGCCCGGAGGCTGTCTCCACGGTCGTCTCCAGGACCCCGACCTGGCCGAGGACCTTCCCGCCGTGGACCCCGTAGAGCGCCACAAAGGGCGTAAGGCGGGCTTCCCGCTCGCGCATGGCCGCTACCCGGGCAGCGTCGAGCGCGTACCCCAGGCTAAACAGGTTGAGCGCCAGGACTTGCTTCGGATCAACCTGGTCGTATTCCAGGATCTCCAACGTCATGGTCGCCACCCCCGCCGTTCACGAAGTATCGGGGCCGTCCCGGAAAGCCACGCCGTAGCGGGCCGCTGTCCTCTTCGTTATCAACGTCTGGGCTACCAGGCTGAGCCCCTCTCGGAAGCCAAGGACGTCCCGGAACGCCGCTCGGAGCTGCTCCACCCAGGTTTCATCCCCCAGCACGGGCTCGCCCGTGAAGCGGTTGCCGCTGCAGGCGGCCTGGCTCGCGGCGCCGCCCGCGGCCGGCAATCCGATTCAACGAAGATGCCTTTCCGGGGAATCACCTTCAGGCAGCCGTCGGCGACCAACTCGTCGTAGGCGCGGATGACCGTATTGCGGCTTACTCTGAGAAGGCGCGCCATCTCCCGCGTTCCCGGCACGCGGGCATCGGGAGGTAAGATCCCTTCTCCGACGAGCCTCCCGATTCGGACACGTATCTGCTTGTGCAGCGGCACCTCGCTGCGAGGAGGGGAGAAGACGTCGACGGTCACCGTTCGCTCAAGGGCCCGCTGCGCGTGCGCTACGTTGAGCGGCACCAGGTAGCTGTCGCCCTTGCGACAGATGACCGTTTCGGCGGTCGAGCCTACCCCTTCTTGCATTGCCGAGGGCTCGCTGTGCGCTGCCATCATATCGCTGCGCCGCCGGGACCGCCAGGATCAGGGTGGGGCGTACAGTTCCTCTCCGTTGCGGGATCACCCAGGTTTCCCAGCGCCACGATCGCGTTCCGGCGAATGTCGTTGCGATTCGGGTCATAGACGAAGTACCTCGCCCACACTGGCCACGTATTCTTCATTGCCCGAACTGGCCAGGGGCGCGAGATCGAA
This window encodes:
- a CDS encoding ABC transporter permease — its product is MRVRELIAVSLSSVRAGGLRSFLSVLGIVIGVAAVIALVSVGQGAALQIHSQLTALGSNLLTIMPAARTATGGRISQEVLSGLTMDLADELSTGAPAIEAATGLVQTRATLVVGASNLSVAVMGVGEAYGSLLNYRPVAGRFVQARDGRDRRMAVALGFGVAQDLFGSEVPVGREITLVFGGRAVPGVVVGVMEPKGALFFSNFDRQVYVPARTLVARGLVADRVGSYLARTRDGIAAEDAVAQVTFFFDRRLGEPGVVEVASQQALLQTVDQATGTMTLLLAAIAGVALLVGGIGIMNVMLVAVAERTHEIGVRMAIGARRSDILRQFLAEATVLSVIGGIIGLLAGWAGGWGLARVLDFPFVISAQSILLAIGFSMAVGIFFGIYPARRAARLDPVEALRYE
- a CDS encoding periplasmic heavy metal sensor, which translates into the protein MGTLDSRKGLRRWIVLGVVAALAVASVSVAALAAGPRWAPAAVAGVPYGWQALGLTDEQIQKIAEIRQKAYEQSIPNQGELYTLRQQLALALWAAQPDAAKMKDLATRLNELQGQLQQIQLQAQLDILGVLTDEQRAKLNALALGGFGKRGFGPRGGFGYGMMGPGWRR
- a CDS encoding YceI family protein, producing MRVGRYVTLASAAAVAVVALATAVWLVSPHGKPTPAAVAMSAGQPGPSAPGPSPAAAAERYVVVAEESRALYRVGETLLRFNRPNVAVGVTQAIRGEIFVDRQRLANSRFGVFTVDISQLRSDEPRRDQAIRERWLESARFPIARFQPVSVEGLPETYREGEPVSVILHGELTIRDVVRPVSFEGSFELNGDTLRGTASTTIRMTDFGFDPPSILGVLRANHEVEIEVDVVARRSS
- a CDS encoding GNAT family N-acetyltransferase, which encodes MTLEILEYDQVDPKQVLALNLFSLGYALDAARVAAMREREARLTPFVALYGVHGGKVLGQVGVLETTVETASGPERFGALWAVATHPDAARQGTAEALVEEAHRRMRKRGLRWSFLTTSRSLVAHGLYLKSGYVDGVDLGQAVAGDAANEQPPPDRGGEYALVPGEEAQEPLIYSLYQRSVSGRLGFVHRPPGFIQGAVAAGDLSWEELFLVHRDSEPVGYAVVSRRRGHACVRELRVLPGIEGVDVLMAVRRTFQAPVLYQNACTQDELDGLRRAGFGQAAAGWGTLMVKDLVASTDRREVKALLGISSGLFTFGGLDAT
- a CDS encoding GntR family transcriptional regulator codes for the protein MMAAHSEPSAMQEGVGSTAETVICRKGDSYLVPLNVAHAQRALERTVTVDVFSPPRSEVPLHKQIRVRIGRLVGEGILPPDARVPGTREMARLLRVSRNTVIRAYDELVADGCLKVIPRKGIFVESDCRPRAAPRARPPAAATASRASPCWGMKPGWSSSERRSGTSLASERGSAW